The following are encoded together in the Peromyscus leucopus breed LL Stock chromosome 1, UCI_PerLeu_2.1, whole genome shotgun sequence genome:
- the Pdcd5 gene encoding programmed cell death protein 5 — protein sequence MADEELEALRKQRLAELQAKHGDPGDAAQQEAKQREAEMRNSILAQVLDQSARARLSNLALVKPEKTKAVENYLIQMARYGQLSGKVSEQGLIEILEKVSQQTEKKTTVKFNRRKVMESDEDDDY from the exons ATGGCGGACGAGGAGCTCGAGgcgctgaggaagcagaggctagCGGAGCTGCAGGCCAAGCACGGG GATCCTGGTGATGCAGCCCAACAGGAAGCAAAGCAAAG ggaagcagagatgagaaACAGTATCTTAGCCCAAGTCCTGGATCAGTCAGCCCGGGCCAGAT taagtAACTTAGCACTTGTAAAGCCTGAAAAAACTAAAGCAGTAGAGAACTACCTTATACAGATGGCACGATATGGACAGCTGAGCGGGAAG GTATCAGAACAAGGTTTAATAGAAATACTTGAGAAAGTCAGCcaacagacagaaaagaaaacaacagttaAA TTCAACAGAAGAAAAGTAATGGAGTCCGATGAAGATGACGATTACTAA